A section of the Fibrobacter sp. genome encodes:
- a CDS encoding sialate O-acetylesterase, which translates to MHRNSCLISIILLFSFSVWGKTDLLVFILSGQSNMAGFAKVSELPANLKNTQENVIINLDAEGDISKRGRWLNSGPGFGTSSSQFGPELTFGKTLADSLPGKTIALIKNAVSGTSLASTSGWRPPSSDGATGTLYTNMMNHIDRAMASLDTSKYTPLFAGFVWLQGEFDAMNSVDADDYESNLTNLIKDIRQKTGVEGLPVIIPMIDAQNIWTHNSKVRAAEIAVTKSLANVDTLDTKGFQTDGIHYKADGQIKIGIIAAKRFLAMKKIPVHAVYRNEKPAFLKSAGNCLFSPFSIDFSGRKIGRLNTHAAGKQGLLPGVFIRLTNKTDGGWSNEVRVLLGN; encoded by the coding sequence ATGCATCGTAACTCTTGTCTGATCAGCATAATTTTACTGTTTTCGTTTTCAGTTTGGGGAAAAACCGATCTCCTGGTTTTTATTCTCTCCGGGCAATCCAATATGGCCGGGTTTGCAAAAGTCTCAGAGCTTCCTGCCAATCTAAAGAATACTCAGGAAAATGTTATCATCAATCTCGATGCTGAGGGAGACATATCCAAACGAGGCAGATGGTTGAATTCAGGTCCTGGATTTGGTACATCCTCATCACAATTCGGACCTGAACTTACATTTGGAAAAACGCTTGCTGATTCACTGCCTGGAAAAACCATCGCGCTGATTAAAAATGCGGTTTCCGGAACTTCTCTTGCAAGTACGAGCGGTTGGCGTCCTCCAAGCTCTGATGGTGCGACAGGCACACTCTATACTAACATGATGAACCATATCGACAGGGCTATGGCTTCCCTTGATACTTCCAAATACACACCTCTATTTGCCGGATTTGTCTGGCTGCAGGGAGAATTTGACGCCATGAATAGTGTGGATGCTGATGACTATGAGAGCAATCTGACCAACCTGATAAAAGATATTCGTCAGAAAACAGGTGTGGAGGGTCTTCCTGTAATCATCCCGATGATCGATGCCCAAAATATCTGGACACACAACTCAAAGGTAAGGGCTGCTGAGATCGCGGTCACTAAAAGCCTGGCTAATGTTGATACCCTTGATACAAAGGGCTTTCAAACGGACGGAATCCACTACAAGGCAGATGGACAGATTAAAATCGGTATTATAGCTGCTAAAAGATTCCTGGCCATGAAAAAGATCCCTGTGCATGCGGTTTACAGAAATGAAAAACCTGCTTTCCTGAAATCAGCTGGCAATTGCCTTTTTTCGCCGTTTTCAATTGATTTTTCAGGAAGAAAAATCGGCAGACTGAACACACATGCTGCTGGCAAACAGGGGTTGCTTCCGGGTGTTTTCATCAGGTTAACAAATAAAACAGATGGCGGGTGGAGTAATGAGGTGAGGGTATTACTTGGAAATTAG
- a CDS encoding TIGR02147 family protein, which produces MKPIFEYIDYRKFLADFYLNKKETSHYFSYRYFAMKIGVNSPSFLKHVIDGKRNLTRQMAERFCNVLDLSPKEKLYFRNLVLFNQAKTSSEKQEHYAVLRSMAGLVKESVLNTDQFDYFAKWYTPVIRELICLFDFQDNYELIAGMLEPKIDPTEAKAAVELLLRLKLVEKGESGGYQQTSSAITVDSSVKSVAVRSFTRAMLDLSKAALDIFDKKIRHISGITMGISPETYDVLAAEIEAFKDRVKVIVNQDKSSNRIYQMNISLFPLSNELHAEPEGKRGQK; this is translated from the coding sequence ATGAAACCGATTTTTGAATATATCGATTATCGAAAATTTCTGGCTGATTTTTATCTGAACAAAAAGGAAACATCGCACTATTTTTCCTACCGTTATTTTGCGATGAAGATCGGTGTCAATTCTCCATCATTTCTCAAGCATGTTATTGACGGGAAGAGGAATCTGACACGCCAGATGGCGGAACGTTTCTGCAATGTACTGGACCTTTCCCCCAAAGAGAAGCTCTATTTCCGCAACCTTGTGCTTTTCAATCAGGCAAAAACATCGAGTGAAAAACAGGAGCACTATGCAGTGCTGCGGTCGATGGCCGGGTTAGTAAAGGAATCGGTGCTTAACACCGATCAGTTTGACTACTTCGCGAAATGGTACACGCCGGTAATAAGAGAGCTTATCTGCCTTTTCGATTTTCAGGATAATTACGAACTCATTGCGGGCATGCTCGAGCCAAAAATCGATCCCACGGAAGCAAAGGCGGCTGTCGAACTTTTACTGAGACTGAAACTTGTAGAAAAGGGGGAATCCGGAGGATACCAACAAACCTCTTCGGCAATAACCGTTGACAGCTCGGTAAAATCGGTCGCGGTACGATCCTTTACCCGAGCGATGCTCGATCTTTCAAAGGCGGCACTTGACATTTTTGACAAAAAGATACGGCACATCTCCGGAATCACAATGGGAATATCGCCCGAGACCTACGATGTGCTGGCGGCGGAAATAGAGGCATTCAAAGACCGGGTAAAAGTAATTGTCAACCAGGACAAGTCCTCTAACAGAATTTACCAGATGAATATTTCTCTTTTTCCACTCAGTAACGAACTGCATGCCGAACCTGAAGGGAAAAGGGGGCAGAAATGA